In Amyelois transitella isolate CPQ chromosome 26, ilAmyTran1.1, whole genome shotgun sequence, the following proteins share a genomic window:
- the LOC106132015 gene encoding elongation factor Tu → MNVRIIIRSIYTYLNKTPTYKQRLLPCNRSFLSVLCNNYSTNVEAKVDEKKHCNVGTIGHVDHGKTTLTAAITKVLANDGLAKFTSFEEIDKAPEEKARGITINAAHVGYSTKLRHYAHTDCPGHADYVRNMISGASQMDAAILVVAANDGPMPQTREHLLLAKQVGINYILVFINKADIVDNELLELVEIEMRELLSDFGYDGSTVPVICGSALKALNGDESEYGASSIRKLLDTMDSYIPPIMRDLKSPFLMPIDNAFTVPGRGTVVVGTIKRGVMKKNDEADLMGFGYNIKTSLSDIQIFRKSVTEALAGDNVGVLLRGMKMKSVETGMLLCASKSFELSNHYKAKVYFLTRSEGGRKKPIFSKYSQQMFSGTWNIACRIDLDPSMQMMMPGDHGEVYLTLLEGMVMTQGQPFTIRENNVTVATGIVTETLPSIDVPKGKLGKVVMKYV, encoded by the exons ATGAACGTGAGAATCATTATTCGCTCGATATATacttatctaaataaaacaccAACATATAAACAACGTTTGTTACCATGTAATCGCTCATTTCTTAGtgttttatgtaataactATTCTACTAATGTCGAAGCCAAAGTTGATGAGAAAAAACACTGTAATGTTGGAACTATTGGTCATGTAGATCACGGGAAGACCACATTAACTGCTGCTATTACTAAAGTTTTAGCTAACGATGGCCTGGCGAAGTTCACATCGTTTGAAGAGATTGACAAAGCACCCGAGGAGAAGGCTAGAG GCATAACCATAAATGCAGCACACGTCGGCTACAGCACAAAACTCCGTCACTACGCGCACACAGATTGCCCTGGACATGCTGATTACGTCCGCAACATGATATCCGGTGCTTCCCAGATGGACGCAGCCATCTTGGTGGTAGCGGCTAACGACGGTCCAATGCCACAGACTAGAGAACACTTATTGTTGGCGAAACAAGTGGGGATTAATTACATATTAGTGTTTATTAATAAGGCTGATATTGTTGACAATGAG CTATTAGAATTAGTGGAGATTGAAATGCGAGAGTTGCTCTCAGATTTCGGTTACGACGGCAGCACTGTGCCTGTGATCTGCGGGTCGGCGCTGAAGGCATTGAACGGAGACGAGTCAGAGTATG gtgcGTCTTCAATAAGGAAACTCCTAGACACAATGGATTCATACATACCACCAATCATGAGAGACTTGAAGTCTCCCTTCCTTATGCCCATAGACAACGCTTTCACGGTCCCAGGAAGAGGTACAGTGGTGGTCGGGACTATAAAACGGGGAGTGATGAAGAAGAATGATGAAGCGGATTTAATGGGATTCGGATATAATATCAAAACGTCACTGTctgatattcaaatttttagaaAGAGTGTTACGGAG GCCCTTGCCGGCGACAACGTAGGCGTTCTACTAAGGGGGATGAAAATGAAATCAGTTGAAACGGGAATGCTTTTATGCGCCTCCAAGAGTTTCGAGCTCAGTAACCATTACAAAGCGAAGGTTTACTTCCTGACGAGAAGCGAGGGCGGACGGAAGAAACCTATATTCTCCAAATATTCCCAGCAAATGTTTAGCGGGACTTGGAATATAGCGTGTAGGATTGATTTAG ATCCTTCGATGCAAATGATGATGCCGGGAGACCACGGGGAGGTATACCTGACCTTACTGGAAGGCATGGTCATGACCCAAGGTCAACCGTTCACGATACGGGAGAATAACGTGACCGTTGCCACGGGGATAGTGACAGAAACTTTACCATCCATCGATGTGCCCAAAGGGAAATTGGGAAAAGTTGTGATGAAGTACGTCTAG
- the LOC106132022 gene encoding WD repeat-containing protein 48 homolog, whose protein sequence is MGTTMRKKTQVSFVIRDEEERRHKNGVSSLQLDPSQGRLYSAGRDGIIRVWNTGNNVQDRYIQSMEHHTDWVNDIVLCCGGKNLISASSDTTVKVWNAPKGFCMSTLRTHKDYVRTLAYAKDKEQVASAGLDRAIFLWDVNTLTALTASNNTVTTSSLVGNKESIYSLAMNPAGTILVSGSTEKVLRVWDPRNCSRLMKLKGHADNVKALVVSRDGSQCVSGSSDGTIKLWSLSQQRCVSTIRVHSEAVWALLATENFTHIISGGRDRLVIITELRNPDNFVIVCEETAPILKLCFTADQQGVWVSTSESDIRCWKLPPRNSLSSDMYNNQNSYNTNNVYQTQPIHNIPGGPAIKHYTVLNDKRHILTKDTANNVALYDVLKACKVEDLGEVDYEEEVKKRFKMVYVPNWFNVDLKTGMLTIHLGQDETDCLSAWVSAKEAGLTTENDQKVNFGALLLQALLEHWNHPSRVNESGQKVIGNTFFSVPIHTPLIFSEVGGRTLYRLQVGDASGETEGNLLNETVPLWVVDVAVEMAAPKLNKLPFYLLSHSSCQSKQDRQKKDRLVANDFIQCRKVAEHVIEKIVGSGDVNGASAGSGKGSANEDSVNDGTDERVELLCADQVLDPNMDLRTVRHFIWKSNVEFTLHYRVLKQ, encoded by the exons ATGGGCACGACGATGCGTAAGAAAACTCAAGTATCGTTCGTCATCCGCGACGAAGAGGAACGGCGCCATAAAAATGGCGTTAGTTCATTACAGCTGGATCCTTCTCAAGGGAGGCTCTATTCCGCCGGTCGAGACGGCATTATACGAGTATGGAATACAGGGAATAATGTGCAGGATAGATACATCCAAAGTATGGAGCACCACACAGATTGGGTGAATGATATCGTCTTATGTTGTGGTGGAAAAAATTTGATAAGTGCTTCATCTGACACGACTGTGAAAGTATGGAACGCCCCAAAAGGCTTTTGTATGTCGACTTTACGGACACACAAAGACTATGTAAGGACACTAGCGTATGCTAAAGATAAAGAACAAGTGGCTAGTGCTGGTCTGGACCGTGCTATCTTTTTGTGGGATGTCAATACTTTGACTGCTTTGACAGCAAGCAACAACACAGTAACAACTTCTAGTCTTGTTGGGAATAAAGAGTCCATTTATAGCCTTGCAATGAACCCAGCTGGGACTATTTTAGTCAGCGGGTCCACAGAAAAAGTATTAAGAGTTTGGGACCCTAGAAATTGCTCTAGATTGATGAAGCTAAAAGGACATGCTGATAATGTTAAAGCTTTAGTCGTAAGCCGAGATGGATCACAATGTGTGTCTGGTAGCTCTGAtggtacaataaaattatggtCATTATCACAGCAGAGGTGCGTTTCAACAATTAGAGTACATTCAGAAGCTGTTTGGGCTTTGTTGGCGACTGAAAACTTCACCCACATCATATCAGGTGGCAGAGATAGACTAGTCATTATTACAGAATTACGTAACCCAGATAACTTTGTCATAGTTTGTGAGGAAACAGCtcctattttgaaattatgctTCACAGCTGATCAACAAGGTGTTTGGGTGTCTACATCGGAATCAGACATTCGTTGCTGGAAACTGCCACCACGGAATTCCTTAAGCTCAGATATGTACAATAATCAAAATAGTTACAACACTAACAATGTGTATCAGACACAGCCAATTCATAACATTCCTGGGGGGCCAGCGATAAAACACTATACAGTATTAAATGACAAAAGGCACATATTGACGAAAGATACAGCAAACAACGTAGCTTTGTATGACGTATTAAAAGCATGTAAAGTTGAAGATTTAGGCGAAGTGGACTATGAGGAAGAGGTTAAGAAGCGTTTCAAAATGGTTTATGTACCAAATTGGTTTAACGTGGATTTGAAAACTGGAATGCTGACGATTCATCTGGGGCAAGATGAGACTGATTGTTTGAGTGCTTGGGTGAGTGCGAAAGAGGCTGGTTTGACAACGGAAAATGATCAGAAGGTGAATTTTGGAGCGCTTTTGTTGCAAGCATTATTGGAGCATTGGAATCACCCAAGCAGAGTGAATGAATCTGGTCAGAAGGTCATTGGTAATACCTTCTTTAGTGTGCCAATACACACTCCCCTGATATTTAGTGAAGTTGGAGGAAGGACGTTGTATAGATTACag GTTGGAGATGCAAGCGGCGAGACTGAAGGGAACTTACTGAACGAGACTGTGCCTTTGTGGGTGGTGGACGTGGCTGTTGAGATGGCCGCTCCTAAACTCAACAAGCTGCCTTTCTATCTTCTGTCTCACTCTAGCTGTCAGAGTAAGCAGGATAGACAGAAAAAG GACCGCCTAGTGGCAAATGACTTCATCCAATGCCGTAAAGTGGCTGAACACGTTATAGAGAAGATAGTCGGTTCTGGAGACGTGAACGGAGCCAGCGCTGGCAGTGGCAAGGGTAGCGCTAATGAGGACAGCGTCAACGATGGGACCGATGAGAGAGTGGAACTGCTGTGTGCAGATcag gtgCTAGACCCCAATATGGACTTGAGAACGGTGCGCCATTTTATCTGGAAGTCCAATGTGGAATTCACCCTACACTACAGGGTGTTGAAACAATGA
- the LOC132903428 gene encoding uncharacterized protein LOC132903428: protein MSVNKSIVIQKERLAKLLKAESNYKKSPKDRITRGYIETRLENVDALWKEFNQEHYNIYGSATTEEIKTQEYFVKGIYDIFEETYTHYKGCLREALRGTGDVFEEAQGSMESQSVVEKHRSNEVKLPKIELPKFCGKYEDWQQYFDLFTSLIHKNRSLSAVEKLHYLKSTLSGEAEVLIRNLPTTDLNYDAAWKKLIARYNNKRYNLNIILKNLFSQKQITSESAHAIRSLLDTTTSCITSINNLGIETKQWDVILIFLVVSKLDNESLRQWEVNTSGIASDALPSWSDLVLFLESRFRTLEMIDSGKQISKAPQYKRTEKVKSFASVHDNITKHQCTMCSGDHFLYQCKSFGQLIPRERQEFVQTKSLCYNCLSPTHSVYKCRYTTSCRRCGRRHHSLLHQEKEKQQELTNKSENNHAHTQSQRQNQADIQHSSPNHGVNVVANFAKEETVIGSADVLLATAIVKAYSFNGKYCLLRALIDQGSQASFVTEETVQTLGLKRIPVSGCVSGVGDGRLHIRHMVSFRIESRRDPSKCIQISAYVLRSLISRLPSSKPSSPDWSEIENLSLADPGFISPGRIDVLLGAEVYGDIILNDIIKHPEGHLLAQNTIFGWIISGKVPQGAPTDVTKMVSLNIQVKEDFLLKQFWELENEPNSIQKKFSKMEEKCEEFFDLTTTRNKEGRFVVRLPFNSDDPECQYGGLKEIAQKRFYHLEKKLQKNPKLKEEYGKVMQEYQDLGHMKEIKDEAIHPKAVYFPHHAVVREDRETTKLRVVFDASCKGANGVSLNDNLLMGPKLQQDLRHILMRWRRFPICIVADIVKMYRQVRIHDDDTRFQRILWRFNPDEPLGQFELLTLTFGTACAPHLVVKSLQRLADDEQLNFPTASEVTKRDFYVDDLMTCCETEEEAIQIYTEMNKLMEAGGFQLQKWSSNNKVLLQFIGQDNQKTAPSIYIKADNMVKVLGICWNRDSDEFQYTVELHEVNKSPTKRQVLSDIARIYDPMGWIAPVVLTAKVFIQKLWKSGLSWDDELPEDLLHEWLKYRAELSELKTIFIPRWLNFNQGCEVELHAFADASQMAYAGVVYFRTINSNGEIHVHLLTSKTKVAPIEKQLSIPRLELCGAVLAAKLLNEVAQVMNVPKHRLYAWTDSTVVLAWLRGLPSRWTTFVSNRVSEILNIIESSQFNHVGTKFNPADCASRGLQPSDLKREKLWWSGPIFLYERNITFSKLDYTTQEETRASKSQKIKTLVALKKEDENQHLIEEEKNFFWSKYSSLKKMLRIVSYVRRIFSFRLQNIEREKYPDYITAKEMNDSLLSCVKRVQHLWFKEEIAQLMSGGYVPKKNSMHALNPFLDEMGLLRVGGRINLSHLSYDEQHPLIMPEMSLLTQVIVEDAHSSTMHGGPQAMLNYIRSKFWIIHARILLKKLFRRCVTCIRYSQRKVTPLMGQLPEVRLKPNKVFMSSGVDYAGPINLRFSPGRGAKSYKGYVCLFVCMVTRAIHIEVVSDLTSKGFIAAFRRFVGRRGRCTDLHCDNGTNFVGADKELREIFNATKSKIPQEIAELLAMEGTKFHYIPPLSPNFGGLWEAGVRSVKTHLKKVIGDRTLTYEEMCTVLVQIESCLNSRPLTQLSEHSVDPLPLTPGHFLVGEPLINVCDNNFANQTENVNLTSRWKLVLKIANDFWHRWSKDYLLNLDKRYKWTTKKSEPDVGDIVIVREDNLPPTKWILGRIIETHPGKDNITRVITIKCKDKLLKRPINKLCLLPK, encoded by the coding sequence ATGAGTGTGAATAAATCAATCGTTATCCAAAAAGAAAGACTTGCCAAGTTATTAAAAGCTGAAAGTAATTACAAAAAGAGTCCGAAGGACAGAATAACACGAGGATATATAGAAACTAGACTAGAAAATGTTGATGCTTTATGGAAAGAATTTAATCAGgagcattataatatttacggTTCAGCAACTACAGAAGAAATCAAAACTCAAGAGTATTTTGTTAAAGGGATATACGATATTTTTGAAGAAACTTACACTCACTACAAGGGCTGTTTAAGAGAGGCTCTTCGTGGAACGGGAGATGTCTTTGAGGAAGCCCAAGGGTCCATGGAATCTCAGTCTGTCGTAGAAAAACACAGGTCCAACGAAGTCAAATTACCAAAAATCGAGTTACCAAAATTCTGTGGTAAATATGAGGACTGGCAGCAATATTTTGATCTTTTTACCTCACTTATACACAAGAACCGTAGCTTGTCCGCTGTAGAAAAACTGCACTATCTTAAAAGTACTTTATCAGGCGAAGCTGAAGTTCTAATAAGAAATTTGCCCACCACGGATTTAAACTACGATGCTGCCTGGAAAAAATTGATAGCTCGATACAACAACAAAAGGTACAACTTAAACATAATACTCAAGAATTTATTCagtcaaaaacaaataactagCGAATCAGCCCATGCAATTAGAAGTTTGTTGGATACAACAACGTCGTGCATCAcctcaattaataatttaggaATCGAGACAAAGCAGTGGGATGTCATCCTCATTTTCTTAGTGGTGTCCAAGCTAGACAATGAATCACTCCGTCAATGGGAAGTCAATACCAGTGGAATTGCATCCGATGCCTTACCTTCGTGGTCTGATCTGGTACTATTTTTAGAATCTCGTTTTCGGACACTGGAAATGATTGACAGTGGTAAACAAATTTCCAAGGCTCCTCAATACAAACGTACAGAGAAGGTTAAATCATTTGCATCAGTTCACGacaacattacaaaacatCAATGTACTATGTGTTCGGGAGATCATTTTCTCTACCAATGCAAGAGCTTTGGACAACTAATACCACGTGAGAGACAAGAGTTTGTACAGACCAAATCGCTATGTTATAACTGCTTATCACCCACTCACTCAGTATACAAATGTCGTTACACAACAAGTTGCCGTAGATGTGGTAGACGACATCACTCCTTGCTTCATCAAGAGAAGGAGAAACAGCAAGAGCTTACCAATAAATCGGAAAACAATCACGCGCACACACAATCACAGCGACAAAATCAAGCAGATATTCAACATTCATCACCCAATCATGGCGTGAACGTCGTTGCCAATTTTGCGAAGGAAGAAACGGTCATCGGTTCAGCTGACGTTCTTTTGGCAACGGCCATTGTGAAAGCGTATTCATTCAACGGGAAGTATTGTCTACTGCGTGCCTTGATCGACCAAGGCTCTCAAGCCTCCTTTGTAACAGAAGAGACTGTTCAGACGTTAGGCCTTAAACGTATACCTGTTAGCGGCTGCGTGTCAGGGGTAGGAGATGGTCGACTGCATATAAGACATATGGTTTCTTTCCGTATTGAGTCTCGTAGGGACCCAAGTAAATGTATTCAAATTTCTGCTTACGTATTAAGATCTCTTATTTCGCGTTTGCCTTCTAGCAAACCCTCATCACCTGATTGGTCAGAAATCGAGAACCTATCACTGGCCGATCCAGGATTTATTTCACCTGGTAGAATCGACGTTTTACTAGGAGCCGAAGTATACGGCGACATCATTTTGAATGACATCATCAAACACCCAGAGGGACACTTATTAGCACAAAACACTATCTTTGGGTGGATCATTTCAGGTAAGGTGCCGCAAGGAGCACCAACTGATGTCACAAAAATGGtaagtttaaatattcaaGTCAAAGAAGACTTTTTACTCAAACAGTTTTGGGAGTTAGAAAATGAGCCAAACTCAATTCAAAAGAAATTCAGCAAGATGGAAGAAAAATGTGAAGAGTTTTTTGATTTAACTACTACTAGAAACAAGGAAGGTAGGTTTGTGGTTAGATTGCCTTTTAACAGCGATGATCCAGAGTGTCAATACGGAGGATTAAAGGAGATAGCACAGAAAAGATTTTATCATTTGGAGAAGAAGCTACAGAAGAACCcgaaattaaaagaagaatatggTAAGGTAATGCAGGAATATCAGGACCTGGGTCACATGAAGGAAATTAAGGACGAAGCAATTCATCCAAAGGCAGTGTATTTTCCACATCACGCCGTCGTAAGGGAAGACAGAGAGACGACAAAATTACGTGTTGTTTTCGACGCATCATGTAAGGGCGCGAACGGCGTTTCGTTGAATGACAACCTCCTTATGGGTCCCAAACTACAGCAAGATTTAAGGCACATTTTGATGAGATGGCGAAGATTCCCAATATGTATAGTTGCAGACATAGTCAAAATGTACCGGCAGGTACGTATACACGATGACGACACACGCTTTCAAAGGATATTATGGAGATTCAACCCAGATGAACCACTGGGTCAATTCGAGTTGCTTACACTCACCTTTGGAACAGCATGTGCACCTCATCTAGTAGTAAAATCACTGCAACGTTTAGCAGACGATGAACAACTCAACTTCCCTACAGCATCAGAAGTCACGAAACGAGATTTCTATGTCGACGATTTAATGACATGCTGTGAAACAGAAGAAGAAgctattcaaatttatactgAAATGAACAAGCTAATGGAAGCGGGCGGTTTTCAATTACAGAAGTGGAGTAGCAACAACAAGGTATTGCTCCAGTTCATCGGTCAAGATAATCAGAAAACAGCTCCATCAATTTACATTAAGGCTGACAACATGGTAAAAGTTCTGGGCATTTGTTGGAACAGAGATTCAGACGAATTTCAATATACAGTAGAGTTACATGAAGTTAATAAATCACCAACAAAGCGCCAGGTGTTGTCTGATATTGCTCGTATATACGACCCAATGGGTTGGATTGCTCCAGTTGTTTTAACTGCAAAGgttttcattcaaaaattgTGGAAGTCTGGGTTGTCTTGGGATGATGAACTTCCTGAAGATTTGTTACACGAATGGCTCAAATACAGAGCTGAACTCTCAGAACTAAAAACCATATTTATTCCAAGATGGCTAAATTTTAATCAAGGTTGTGAAGTTGAATTGCATGCCTTCGCAGACGCATCTCAAATGGCTTACGCTGGAGTGGTGTACTTTCGAACAATAAACTCTAATGGCGAAATTCACGTACACCTACTTActtcaaaaacaaaagtagcTCCGATTGAGAAACAACTATCAATTCCACGATTGGAATTATGCGGAGCGGTTTTAGCTGCAAAATTGCTTAACGAAGTGGCACAAGTTATGAATGTACCTAAGCATAGGCTCTACGCATGGACAGACTCCACCGTTGTTTTGGCGTGGCTTCGTGGATTGCCATCAAGATGGACAACCTTCGTTAGCAATAGAGTATCGGAAATTCTTAACATTATAGAAAGTAGTCAGTTTAATCATGTTGGTACGAAGTTCAACCCCGCGGATTGCGCATCCAGAGGGCTACAACCATCTGATCTCAAAAGAGAGAAGCTCTGGTGGAGTGGACCAATATTCCtttatgaaagaaatattacattttcaaaattagactACACAACACAAGAAGAAACAAGAGCTAGTAAATCACAGAAAATCAAGACTTTAGTTGCACTGAAAAAAGAAGACGAAAATCAACACTTGatagaagaagaaaagaaTTTCTTTTGGAGTAAATATTCATCGCTGAAGAAAATGTTGCGGATTGTCTCATATGTGAGGagaatttttagttttagattACAAAATATCGAAAGGGAGAAGTATCCGGATTATATCACAGCGAAAGAAATGAATGATTCTTTATTAAGTTGTGTTAAGAGAGTACAACATCTGTGGTTCAAGGAGGAAATCGCGCAACTTATGTCTGGAGGTTATGTCCCTAAGAAAAATTCAATGCACGCTCTCAACCCCTTTTTAGACGAAATGGGACTTCTGAGAGTAGGTGGCCGAATAAATTTATCACATTTGAGTTACGACGAACAACATCCCTTAATAATGCCTGAGATGAGTCTTCTTACCCAGGTCATTGTAGAGGATGCTCATAGCTCAACGATGCATGGTGGACCTCAAGCTATGCTCAATTACATAAGAAGCAAATTTTGGATAATACATGCTAGAATATTACTCAAGAAATTGTTTCGACGTTGCGTCACATGTATTAGGTATTCTCAACGTAAAGTCACCCCACTGATGGGTCAGTTACCGGAAGTTCGTTTGAAACCaaataaggtttttatgtCATCAGGTGTGGACTACGCGGGCCCCATAAATCTCAGATTTTCTCCTGGTAGAGGAGCTAAATCCTACAAAGGCTACGTTTGCTTATTTGTTTGCATGGTAACACGCGCTATCCACATAGAAGTGGTATCTGATTTGACTTCCAAGGGTTTTATTGCCGCTTTTCGTAGGTTTGTTGGTCGTCGTGGTCGTTGCACCGACTTGCATTGCGACAATGGCACTAACTTTGTTGGTGCTGACAAAGAGCTCAGAGAAATTTTCAACGCAACTAAATCAAAAATTCCTCAAGAGATTGCGGAATTATTAGCTATGGAAGGAACAAAGTTCCATTATATTCCACCTCTTAGTCCTAACTTTGGTGGTCTTTGGGAAGCAGGTGTGCGCTCAGTTAAGACACATTTAAAGAAGGTGATAGGGGATCGTACTCTGACCTATGAGGAAATGTGTACGGTTTTAGTGCAGATCGAATCTTGCCTCAATTCTCGACCACTTACTCAGTTAAGTGAACATTCAGTCGACCCTCTCCCCTTGACGCCTGGTCATTTTCTAGTAGGTGAACCTCTCATTAATGTATGTGACAATAATTTTGCGAATCAAactgaaaatgttaatttaactaGTAGATGGAAATTAGTCCTAAAAATTGCGAATGATTTCTGGCATAGATGGTCAAAagactatttattaaatttagataagaGATATAAATGGACTACAAAAAAATCAGAACCTGATGTTGGTGATATTGTAATTGTTAGAGAGGATAATCTTCCTCCAACTAAATGGATTCTTGGTAGAATCATTGAAACACATCCAGGCAAAGATAACATCACTCGTGTTATTACGATAAAATGCAAGGACAAATTGTTGAAACGtcctataaataaactttgtttACTGCCTAAATAA